Genomic DNA from Acuticoccus sp. MNP-M23:
CGATGCCCCGTCCCGCCTCGACGCCATCATTGCCGAAGACTTCACCACCCTGCGCGAAGAACGCGAGGCGACCGACAACGCCTATATCGGCTACGTCGCCCGCCTCTCCGACGAGGCGCTCGCCACCAACTTCACCTACACCCCGGTCACCACCCCCGTGCCGGTGACACAGCCACTGGCGCCGGCGCTCCTCCACGCCTTCAACCACCAGACCCACCACCGCGGCCAGTGTCACACGCTGCTGACCCGCCTCACCGGCGAAGCCCCCAGCCTCGACCTCATCTACTACCAGCGCGAGACCGGTGAGGGCATGGACTGACGGGCGACCCGCGCCTACGCTGCCGGCAGCGCGGTCTCCGCCGCGTCGGTGCGGTGTTTGCGGCAAAAGTCGATGAATTCGGCGCACGGCAGCGGGCGGGCGAACAGCCAGCCCTGCGCCGCATGCACGCCCTCCTTGCGCAGAAACGCCGCCTGAACTTCGGTCTCGACACCCTCGGCGACGAGATTCAAGTCCAGGCATTTTGCCAGCCTGATGATATGGCCGGTGACGCTCCGGGTCACTGCGCCGGTGCCGATGGTATCGATGAACGCCTTGTCGATCTTCAGCGTGTCCATCGGCAAGTCCTGCAGATAGCGCAGGCTGGAATAGCCGGTGCCGAAGTCGTCAATTGCAGCGCGGTGGCCGCGCCGCCGAAGCTCGGCAATCGTCGCCGCCGCCCCCTCGATCTCCACGAAGCTGCGCTCCGTCGCCTCGATACAGATCTGGGCGGGGTCGACGGTC
This window encodes:
- a CDS encoding DinB family protein, with protein sequence MLANYNRWANARLYDAVAPLSVEAYRSDEGAFFKSLHGTLNHLVAADRIWLTRFTGEGDAPSRLDAIIAEDFTTLREEREATDNAYIGYVARLSDEALATNFTYTPVTTPVPVTQPLAPALLHAFNHQTHHRGQCHTLLTRLTGEAPSLDLIYYQRETGEGMD